The Polyangium aurulentum genomic interval TCGGGGGGCCGCGCCGACAGCGGGCCGTCCTCGGGCGCGATGATCCGCTCGGCCGCAGGGAGTCGATAACCCGAGCCGAGCGCGACCGCGCGGAGCAAATCGGCCGCGTCCGCCTGGCGCTCCTCGTCCCAATCGGCCTCGACGATCCGCACGAGCAGCTCGGATTCGAGCGGAACGTCGCCGAGGGAGAGCGCCTCGGCGAGCGCGGTCCAGCAGAAATCGGCCGTGAGCGGGTCGCCCAGGGCCACGCCGAGCGCGCTCGCCCTCGCCGCCATGCGCAGATCGTCGAGCGAGGCGGGCAGGGATTGCCATTTGCGATCGAGCGCAGAAAGCACGGTATCGGCGAGCCCGCGCGCCCGCGGCGCGTCCCCGAAGCACGCGAGCGCCTCGGCGCGGCGCAGCTCGAAGACGAGGCGCTGGCCGCTCGGCGAATCGACGGTGCAGCGCGCGGCGAGCGAGAGCGCCTCCTCCGCGCGCCCGAGACGGCAGAGCGCCGAGAGCGCCGCCTCCCTGCGCACCCATTCGAGCTCCGGCGGATCGCACGGGCCGCGCTTCGCCATCAGCGCGAGCGAAAGCGCCTCCTCGAACCTGCCCGACGAGAGCAGCGTCGCGAGCATCTCGGTCGCCGCATCCGCCGCGATTTCGCGCCCGGAGAGCGGGTCCTCGGCCATCAAGCGCTCCCATTGCGCGCGCGACACGCGCAGAAGACCCCCGCCAATCTCCGCGCCGAGCCCGAGCGACCGCGCGCGCCCGAGGTGCAAGAGCGCCTCCTCGGGCCGCCCGTCCCCGCGCTCGATACGGCCGAGATCGACGAGGGCCGAGAGCGCGAGCGCGGTCGCCTCGGAGCGCCCCGTCCGCTCCCCCGCGCGCGCGAAGAATCGAACTGCGGCGCGGCAGAGCCGCCGCGCGTCCTCCGTCTGGCCGAGGTGCTCGGCGATGCGCCCCGCGTCGTGAAAGCACGTCGAGAGCGGAGAGAGCCGATGCGCCGCGTCGGCGGAGATCCGATCGAGCGCGCGGCCGATCGTCGCGCACCACCTGGCCAGCTCCCAGCGCACGACGCGCGTCCTCGTGCTCAAGAATTCGTCGCAAACGAAACGCTCGTCCGCGCGGCGCCCCCCCGCGGTAGAGACGAATGCATTGAGGTGCATGTCGAATCCCGGAATGCACAGGCCACGGCGCAGCACGGCGGAAAGGGCGGCGTGTCCGGCCCTCCCGCCGCGCGATCCTCTCGCCGCGACTGGTCTCCAGTTCATAAAAGATCGGTTCGTCCGTTTCAATCAGGGTTCGCCCGCGTGCGGACGATGAATGTCCCATCGCGAATGGGTCGATCAATGTCCGCGCACCCCACGAATCGGGCTGGCGCGTGGGGGCTCGCGCTGCGAGCGGCGGCTGCTACCCTCCGCCGCGATGCCTGGCACCGACCTCTTCACCCCGCTCACCTTCCGCAACGGCGTCCGCGCGCGTAATCGCGTGGTGGTCGCCCCGATGACCAACCTGCAGAGCCACGCAGATGGCTCCCTCTCCGACGACGAGCTGCGCTGGCTCGCGTTGCGCGCCGAGGGCGGCTTCGGCGTGGTCGAGACCTGCGCGGCCCACGTCGCGCTCGACGGTCAGGGATGGGAAGGCGAGCTCGGGATCTTCGACGATCGCCTCCTGCCCGGGCTCACGCGCCTCGCGGGCACCCTGCGCAACCGCGGCGCCGTCGGGCTCGTGCAGATCTTCCACGGCGGAGCCCGCGCCCCTGCCAAGCTCATTGGCGGGCGCCCCTTCAGCGCGAGCGAGATCGAGGGCGACCCCGAGCAGCCGCGCGCGGCCACGTCCGCCGATATCGAGCGCGTCATCGCCCAGTTCCGCGACGCCGCCGTCCGCGCCCACCGCGCCGGCTTCGAGGGCGTCGAGCTGCACGGCGCCCACGGCTATCTGCTCTGCCAGTTCCTGAGCGCCCTCAATCGCCGCGACGACGCCTATGGCGGCGCGTCGTTCGAGAATCGCGCGCGCCTGCTCCGCGAGGCGACGCGCGCCGTCCGCGCCGCCGTGCCGGCCTCGTTCGTCGTCGGCGTGCGCATCTCGCCCGAGGATTTCGGCAATGCCAAGGGCCTCGACCTCGACGAGAGCTTGACGCTCGCCTCGTGGCTCGCGGACGACGGGATCGATTTCCTCCACATCTCGCTCTGGGACTCGTCCGCGAATACGAAGAAGCGCCCCGAGGAGCACGCGATCCCGCTCTTCCGCCGCGCCTTGCCCGCGGAGGTCCCGCTCCTCGTCGCGGGCGGCGTGTGGACGCGCGAGCAGGCCGAGAGCCTCGTCGCGCGCGGCGCCGACGCCGTCGCCCTCGGCCGCGCCGCCATCGCGAACCCCGATTGGCCCGCCCACGCCGAGGACCCGGTCTGGCAGCCCCGACGCCCCCCGCTCACGACCGACGAGCTGCGCGAGCGCGGGCTCAACGACGGCTTCATCCAGTACATGCGCCGCTGGAAGGGCTTCGTCTCCGACGCCACCGCGGGCTGACGGAGCCAAAAAAGAAGCGCTCGCGAGGGCGTGGAGAAGAAGGGGTCCCGAGAATCCCACGCCCCCGCGAGCGCCAACCGGCGATGCAACGGACCAACTCGCCGCAGCGCCTGAGACGGTTCTAGGCCATCTCAGGTGTACTTGCAACCAAATTGCATCAGTTGCGAGAGCTGGCGAGGGCCCGGGCCTCGCCGGTGCGCGCGAGGGCGTGGGCGATGCCGCTCTGGAGGGTCGAGCGCGTGACGAGCCCCGACAGGGACGCGCCCATCCCGACGAGCGTACGCGCCGCGCCCGAGGACAGGCCGGTGAGGATCGCGTCCGCGCCCAAGAGCCTGAGCGCCGCCGCCGTGTCCACGAGCGTCCGCGCGACCTCGCCGCCCACGTCCGGCACGCCCGTCACGTCGAGGATCACGACACGCGCCCCACGCGCGCTCGCGGCGGCAAGCGCGGTCGCGGTCACCTCGCGCGCGCGGTCGGCGTCCACCATCCCGATGAGCGGCATCACCGCGATCGACGCCGTGATGGGCATGAGCGGCGTCGACAGCTCCCGCAGCCGCGCCCGCTGCGAGGCGAT includes:
- a CDS encoding HisA/HisF-related TIM barrel protein yields the protein MPGTDLFTPLTFRNGVRARNRVVVAPMTNLQSHADGSLSDDELRWLALRAEGGFGVVETCAAHVALDGQGWEGELGIFDDRLLPGLTRLAGTLRNRGAVGLVQIFHGGARAPAKLIGGRPFSASEIEGDPEQPRAATSADIERVIAQFRDAAVRAHRAGFEGVELHGAHGYLLCQFLSALNRRDDAYGGASFENRARLLREATRAVRAAVPASFVVGVRISPEDFGNAKGLDLDESLTLASWLADDGIDFLHISLWDSSANTKKRPEEHAIPLFRRALPAEVPLLVAGGVWTREQAESLVARGADAVALGRAAIANPDWPAHAEDPVWQPRRPPLTTDELRERGLNDGFIQYMRRWKGFVSDATAG